A single window of Streptomyces sp. NBC_00464 DNA harbors:
- a CDS encoding helix-turn-helix domain-containing protein, translated as MTDLDQLTQSLARNLKRWRGERSFTLDALAARAGVSRGMIIQIEQARTNPSVGTTVKLADALGISITTLLDYEQGAPVRLVPESQAVRMWSTEAGSFNALLVGTEARGPLELWSWQLMPGDGSASDPHPQGTVELLHVTAGTLTLVVDDTVYSVPAGASATFEAHHAHAYRNEGSEPVGVTMAVSIPPAR; from the coding sequence GTGACTGATCTCGACCAGCTGACCCAGTCCCTCGCGCGAAACCTCAAGCGCTGGCGCGGCGAGCGGAGCTTCACCCTGGACGCACTTGCCGCCCGGGCCGGGGTCAGTCGCGGAATGATCATCCAGATCGAACAGGCCCGCACCAACCCCAGCGTCGGCACCACGGTCAAGCTCGCCGACGCCCTGGGGATCAGCATCACCACGCTGCTCGACTACGAACAGGGTGCACCGGTCCGCCTGGTCCCCGAGAGCCAGGCCGTCCGCATGTGGTCCACGGAGGCGGGCAGTTTCAACGCCCTGCTGGTCGGTACGGAGGCCAGGGGCCCGCTGGAGCTCTGGTCCTGGCAGCTGATGCCCGGCGACGGCAGCGCGTCCGACCCGCACCCCCAAGGAACCGTGGAACTTCTCCACGTCACCGCGGGCACCCTCACCCTCGTCGTCGACGACACCGTGTACTCCGTGCCCGCCGGCGCCTCCGCCACCTTCGAGGCGCACCACGCGCACGCCTACCGCAACGAAGGTTCCGAGCCCGTCGGCGTCACCATGGCCGTATCCATCCCGCCCGCCAGATGA
- a CDS encoding gamma carbonic anhydrase family protein, whose protein sequence is MAEQALITAMGGKEPVIHADAFTAPTSVAIGEITMAAGSSLWYHAVLRADCGPIVIGAASNIQDNCSVHVDPGFPVTVGERVSVGHNAVLHGCTIEDDVLVGMGATVLNGAHIGAGSLIAAQALVPQGMRVPPGSLVAGVPAKVKRQLTEEELEGIKFNAVGYVELAKAHRQAHEG, encoded by the coding sequence ATGGCAGAGCAGGCGTTGATCACGGCCATGGGCGGCAAGGAGCCGGTCATCCACGCGGATGCCTTCACCGCACCGACGTCGGTCGCGATCGGTGAGATCACGATGGCCGCGGGTTCCAGCCTCTGGTACCACGCGGTGCTGCGGGCGGACTGCGGCCCGATCGTCATCGGCGCCGCATCGAACATCCAGGACAACTGCAGCGTCCACGTCGACCCCGGCTTCCCCGTCACGGTCGGCGAGCGTGTCTCGGTCGGGCACAACGCCGTGCTGCACGGCTGCACCATCGAGGACGACGTCCTGGTCGGCATGGGTGCCACCGTGCTCAACGGCGCCCACATCGGTGCCGGTTCGCTGATCGCCGCCCAGGCCCTCGTCCCGCAGGGGATGCGCGTCCCCCCGGGCTCGCTGGTCGCGGGCGTGCCCGCCAAGGTCAAGCGGCAGCTGACCGAGGAGGAGCTGGAAGGCATCAAGTTCAACGCGGTCGGTTACGTGGAGCTGGCCAAGGCCCACCGGCAGGCGCACGAGGGCTGA
- a CDS encoding DedA family protein, whose translation MHIQEWLETVPAISVYVLVGVVIGLESLGIPLPGEIVLISAALLAAGHDGINPWVLGACATAGAVIGDSIGYAIGRKGGRPLLAWLGGKFPRHFGEGQIAMAERSFQKWGMWAVFFGRFVALLRIFAGPLAGVLHMPYWKFLIANVLGGIAWAGGTTAVIYSVGVVAEEWLKRFSYLGLAIAVLIGLASMLIIKNRAKKAAAHSTAEAVPEAGSVPVAD comes from the coding sequence TTGCACATCCAGGAGTGGCTGGAGACCGTCCCCGCGATCAGCGTGTACGTCCTGGTGGGCGTCGTGATCGGACTGGAGAGCCTGGGCATCCCGCTGCCCGGCGAGATCGTCCTGATCAGCGCGGCGCTGCTGGCCGCCGGACACGACGGGATCAACCCGTGGGTCCTGGGCGCCTGCGCCACGGCCGGGGCGGTGATCGGCGACTCGATCGGCTACGCCATCGGCCGCAAGGGCGGACGGCCGCTGCTCGCCTGGCTCGGCGGGAAGTTCCCCCGGCACTTCGGCGAGGGCCAGATCGCCATGGCGGAGCGCTCGTTCCAGAAATGGGGCATGTGGGCCGTTTTCTTCGGCCGCTTCGTCGCGCTGCTGCGGATCTTCGCCGGACCGCTCGCGGGCGTCCTGCACATGCCGTACTGGAAGTTCCTGATCGCCAACGTGCTCGGCGGGATCGCCTGGGCGGGCGGCACCACGGCAGTCATCTACTCCGTGGGTGTCGTCGCCGAGGAGTGGCTCAAGCGGTTCTCGTACCTGGGGCTGGCGATCGCGGTCCTGATCGGGCTGGCCTCGATGCTGATCATCAAGAACCGGGCCAAGAAGGCGGCCGCGCACTCCACCGCCGAGGCCGTACCGGAAGCGGGTTCCGTGCCGGTCGCCGACTGA
- a CDS encoding DUF4442 domain-containing protein has protein sequence MTAGEMVAASVPMVRTLNLEFLESTAERAVVRMPDQADYHNHLGGPHAGAMFTLAESASGAIVMAAFGDQLTRAVPLAVNARIDYKKLAMGEVTATATLGRPVADVVAELDAGKRPEFPVDIRIQRADGGVTGEMTVLWTLRPNA, from the coding sequence ATGACCGCCGGCGAGATGGTCGCCGCGTCGGTTCCGATGGTCCGGACCCTCAACCTCGAATTCCTGGAGTCCACCGCCGAACGCGCGGTGGTCCGCATGCCGGACCAGGCCGACTACCACAACCACCTCGGCGGACCGCACGCCGGCGCGATGTTCACGCTGGCGGAGTCGGCGAGCGGCGCCATCGTCATGGCCGCGTTCGGCGACCAGCTGACGCGGGCCGTGCCGCTCGCGGTGAACGCCCGGATCGACTACAAGAAGCTGGCGATGGGCGAGGTCACCGCGACCGCCACACTCGGCCGCCCGGTGGCCGACGTCGTCGCCGAGCTCGACGCGGGCAAGCGCCCCGAGTTCCCGGTGGACATCCGGATCCAGCGCGCCGACGGCGGTGTGACCGGTGAGATGACGGTGCTCTGGACGCTGCGGCCGAACGCCTGA
- a CDS encoding YigZ family protein, translated as MQEQYRTVARAGVHETEINRSRFLCALAPAATEQDAQDFVARVRREHPTATHNCFAYVIGADASVQKASDDGEPGGTAGVPMLQMLTRREMRYVVAVVTRYYGGVKLGAGGLIRAYGGVVGEALDAIGTLTRQRFRIATVTVGHQRAGRLENELRATGRTVREVRYAEAVTIEIGLPDAEVEEFRRWLADATAGEAELELGAEAYGDA; from the coding sequence ATGCAGGAGCAGTACCGGACAGTCGCCCGCGCGGGCGTGCACGAGACCGAGATCAACCGATCACGCTTCCTCTGCGCGCTCGCCCCCGCCGCCACCGAACAGGACGCCCAGGACTTCGTCGCACGCGTCCGCCGGGAACACCCGACCGCCACCCACAACTGCTTCGCGTACGTGATCGGCGCCGACGCCTCCGTACAGAAGGCCAGTGACGACGGCGAGCCGGGGGGTACCGCCGGCGTCCCCATGCTGCAGATGCTCACCCGCCGCGAGATGCGGTACGTCGTCGCCGTCGTGACCCGCTACTACGGCGGGGTGAAACTCGGCGCAGGCGGACTGATCCGGGCCTACGGGGGTGTGGTCGGCGAGGCCCTCGACGCCATCGGCACGCTCACCCGGCAGCGGTTCCGGATCGCGACGGTCACGGTGGGACATCAGCGCGCCGGCCGGCTGGAGAACGAACTGCGGGCCACCGGACGCACCGTGCGCGAAGTCCGTTACGCGGAGGCCGTGACCATCGAGATCGGCCTGCCGGACGCCGAGGTCGAGGAGTTCCGGCGCTGGCTGGCCGACGCCACGGCGGGCGAGGCGGAGCTGGAGCTGGGCGCGGAGGCGTACGGGGACGCCTGA
- a CDS encoding aminoglycoside N(3)-acetyltransferase, whose product MSTARIPRVPTVPHSRARLAGELASLGVERGSVLMVHASLRAVGAVDGGADAVAAALRDALGPEGTLVVPAFTPENSDTSALYHARVRGLGEQEREAVRAAMPAFDPATTAAPSMGRLSEAVRRTHGAARSAHPQTSFAALGPLAGHVVADHHPDCHLGEDSPLARLHELRAGILLLGTGFGSCTAFHLAEYRVPSPPRRTYRCVVRDGGRRRWWEYEDVALDDSDFTALGADFERSDHGTAVRTAAVGSATGRLFRFPAAVAFAVRWLPSHRRGAVASEPCTPAT is encoded by the coding sequence GTGAGTACTGCCCGCATCCCGAGGGTGCCGACCGTTCCGCACAGCAGGGCCCGCCTGGCCGGAGAGCTGGCCTCGCTCGGTGTCGAGCGCGGCAGCGTGCTGATGGTGCACGCGTCGCTGCGCGCGGTGGGAGCGGTGGACGGCGGCGCGGATGCGGTCGCGGCCGCGCTGCGGGATGCGCTGGGCCCCGAGGGCACGCTGGTGGTGCCGGCTTTCACCCCGGAGAACTCCGACACCTCCGCGCTGTACCACGCCCGGGTCCGTGGCCTCGGCGAGCAGGAGCGGGAAGCCGTTCGGGCGGCGATGCCCGCGTTCGATCCGGCCACCACGGCGGCCCCGTCGATGGGCCGGCTCTCGGAGGCGGTGCGCCGGACCCACGGCGCCGCCCGCAGCGCGCACCCGCAGACCTCCTTCGCCGCACTCGGCCCGCTGGCCGGCCACGTGGTGGCGGACCATCACCCCGACTGCCACCTGGGCGAGGACTCCCCGCTGGCCCGTCTGCACGAACTGCGGGCCGGGATTCTGCTGCTCGGGACCGGCTTCGGCTCCTGCACGGCTTTCCACCTCGCCGAGTACCGCGTCCCGTCCCCACCCCGCCGCACCTACCGGTGCGTGGTGCGGGACGGAGGCCGCCGCCGGTGGTGGGAGTACGAGGACGTGGCGCTGGACGACAGCGACTTCACGGCGCTGGGCGCGGACTTCGAACGATCGGACCACGGCACGGCGGTCCGTACCGCTGCGGTGGGCTCCGCCACGGGCCGCCTGTTCCGGTTCCCGGCAGCGGTCGCGTTCGCCGTGCGATGGCTGCCGTCGCATCGCCGCGGTGCCGTCGCAAGCGAACCGTGCACCCCGGCCACCTGA
- a CDS encoding acyltransferase: MPKNRNTFSSLTAWRRRALSGAVHRCWRWVQQTGAVTASHPGGLRFGRIGEGTRLAFPQGTVFGERWIELGDHCVIGEQVTLTAGLMPDLDLGSDPILTLGDGVVLGRGSHVVADTTVTIGSDTYCGPYVYITSTNHSYDDPQEPVGKQWPRMEPVAIGPGCWIGTGAVILPGARLGRNVVVAAGAVVRGEVPDHAVVAGAPARVVRSWDAEKGWQPPLRTPAPVPIPAGVTPEQLLAVAELDES; encoded by the coding sequence GTGCCGAAGAACAGAAACACGTTCTCCTCCCTGACCGCCTGGCGGCGGCGCGCCCTGTCCGGGGCCGTCCACCGCTGCTGGCGCTGGGTGCAGCAGACGGGCGCGGTCACGGCATCACACCCCGGCGGGCTGCGGTTCGGCCGGATCGGCGAGGGTACCCGGCTGGCCTTCCCGCAGGGAACGGTGTTCGGGGAGCGGTGGATCGAGCTGGGAGACCACTGCGTCATCGGCGAGCAGGTCACCCTCACGGCGGGGCTCATGCCCGATCTGGATCTCGGATCCGATCCCATCCTGACGCTCGGCGACGGCGTGGTGCTGGGCCGCGGGAGCCATGTGGTCGCCGACACCACGGTGACCATCGGCTCGGACACGTACTGCGGACCGTACGTCTACATCACCTCGACCAACCACAGCTACGACGACCCGCAGGAGCCGGTCGGCAAGCAGTGGCCACGGATGGAGCCGGTGGCCATCGGCCCCGGCTGCTGGATCGGCACCGGCGCGGTGATCCTGCCGGGCGCCAGGCTGGGCCGCAACGTCGTGGTGGCCGCCGGTGCGGTGGTGCGCGGCGAGGTGCCCGACCACGCGGTGGTGGCCGGGGCCCCGGCCCGTGTCGTACGGAGCTGGGACGCCGAGAAGGGGTGGCAGCCGCCCCTGCGGACGCCGGCCCCGGTACCGATTCCCGCAGGTGTGACCCCGGAACAGCTCCTGGCCGTGGCGGAGCTCGACGAGAGCTGA
- a CDS encoding YbaK/EbsC family protein: MRAPIGSFEDAHPAADRLGLLTAPVARAVREGWGGVPAEQIIYVDTDPEIADTAAFVEHHGADLLSRSANCVVVAGKRGGEVTLAACLVLSHSRVDVNGAVRKHLGARKASFAPMEKAVGETGMEYGGITPVGLPDGWPLLIDSAVVDEEWVLIGSGSRRGKLIMPGKALAALPGAVVVEGLGITG, translated from the coding sequence ATGCGCGCCCCCATCGGCTCCTTCGAGGATGCCCACCCCGCTGCCGACCGTCTCGGACTTCTCACCGCCCCGGTGGCGCGAGCGGTACGGGAGGGCTGGGGCGGCGTTCCTGCCGAACAGATCATTTACGTCGACACGGACCCGGAGATCGCCGACACGGCGGCCTTCGTCGAGCACCACGGGGCCGATCTGCTGAGCCGCTCGGCCAACTGCGTCGTGGTGGCGGGCAAGCGGGGCGGCGAGGTCACCCTGGCCGCCTGCCTGGTCCTGTCCCACTCCCGGGTCGACGTGAACGGCGCCGTCCGCAAGCACCTCGGCGCCCGCAAGGCCTCGTTCGCCCCGATGGAAAAGGCGGTCGGCGAGACCGGGATGGAGTACGGCGGCATCACGCCCGTCGGACTCCCGGACGGCTGGCCCCTGTTGATCGACTCCGCCGTGGTGGACGAGGAGTGGGTCCTCATCGGCAGCGGCTCCCGCCGAGGCAAGCTGATCATGCCGGGCAAGGCGCTGGCGGCCCTGCCGGGCGCCGTTGTGGTCGAAGGACTGGGGATCACCGGCTGA
- a CDS encoding exonuclease SbcCD subunit D: MRILHTSDWHLGRSFHRVSLHEAQAAYLDHLVATVQEHEVDVVLVAGDVYDRAVPPLSAVELFDDALHRLAAAGVPTVMISGNHDSARRLGVGAGLMGRAGIHLRTDPADCATPVVIPDTHGDVAFYGLPYLEPALVKDVFKAERAGHEAVLTAAMDRVRADLAERPDATRSVVLAHAFVAGGEPSDSERDITVGGVAAVPAGVFDGVDYVALGHLHGCQTVAERVRYSGSPLAYSFSETAHRKTMWLIDLDATGAIAAERIDCPVPRPLARLRGRLDALLDDPALDRHEHCWVEATLTDPVRPAEPMARLVERFPHTLSLVLEPDRAPDDPHTSYAQRLRGRDDQSIAEDFVAHVRGGYGIDEHERTVLRSAFDHVRVDDGVREVNR, translated from the coding sequence TTGAGGATTTTGCACACATCGGACTGGCACCTGGGCCGGTCGTTCCACCGTGTCTCGCTGCACGAGGCGCAGGCCGCCTACCTCGACCACCTGGTGGCCACCGTGCAGGAGCACGAGGTCGACGTCGTGCTCGTGGCAGGTGACGTGTACGACAGAGCAGTGCCGCCGCTCTCCGCTGTGGAGCTCTTCGACGACGCGCTGCACCGGCTCGCCGCCGCCGGGGTGCCCACCGTGATGATCTCCGGGAACCACGACTCGGCCCGGCGGCTCGGTGTCGGCGCGGGACTCATGGGGCGGGCCGGCATCCATCTGCGGACCGACCCCGCCGACTGCGCCACCCCAGTCGTGATTCCGGACACACACGGCGACGTGGCGTTCTACGGCCTCCCCTATCTCGAACCCGCCCTCGTCAAGGACGTGTTCAAGGCGGAGCGGGCCGGGCACGAGGCCGTGCTGACGGCCGCCATGGACCGGGTCCGCGCCGATCTCGCCGAGCGGCCGGACGCCACCCGGTCCGTGGTCCTCGCCCATGCCTTCGTCGCGGGCGGCGAGCCGAGCGACAGCGAACGCGACATCACCGTCGGCGGAGTGGCGGCCGTCCCCGCCGGAGTCTTCGACGGGGTCGACTACGTGGCACTCGGGCACCTGCACGGCTGCCAGACCGTCGCCGAGCGCGTCCGGTACTCCGGCTCCCCGCTCGCGTACTCCTTCTCGGAGACCGCCCACCGCAAGACGATGTGGCTGATCGACCTCGACGCCACAGGCGCGATCGCCGCCGAGCGGATCGACTGCCCGGTGCCCCGACCGCTCGCCCGGCTCCGGGGCCGGCTCGACGCCCTCCTCGACGACCCGGCCCTCGACCGGCACGAACACTGCTGGGTCGAGGCCACCCTCACCGACCCGGTCCGGCCGGCCGAGCCGATGGCCCGTCTCGTCGAGCGCTTCCCGCACACGCTCAGCCTCGTCCTCGAACCGGACCGGGCACCCGACGACCCGCACACCTCCTACGCCCAGCGGCTGCGGGGACGCGACGACCAGAGCATCGCGGAGGACTTCGTGGCCCATGTCCGCGGCGGATACGGCATCGACGAACACGAGCGGACCGTACTGCGCAGCGCCTTCGACCACGTACGGGTCGACGACGGCGTACGCGAGGTGAACCGATGA
- a CDS encoding CoA-binding protein: protein MYADTETIRRILEETGDTWAVVGLSGNRSRAAYGVAEVLQRFGKRVVPVHPKAERVHGEEGYASLADIPFPVDVVDVFVNSELAGAVADEAVAIGASAVWFQLGVIDEKAYERTRAAGLDMVMDRCPAIEIPALNR, encoded by the coding sequence ATGTACGCAGACACGGAGACGATCCGCAGGATTCTCGAGGAGACCGGCGACACCTGGGCGGTGGTGGGGCTGTCCGGCAACCGCTCGCGCGCGGCCTACGGCGTGGCCGAGGTGCTCCAGCGCTTCGGCAAGCGGGTGGTACCCGTCCATCCCAAGGCGGAACGGGTGCACGGCGAGGAGGGCTACGCCTCGCTTGCGGACATCCCCTTCCCGGTCGACGTGGTGGACGTCTTCGTCAACAGTGAGCTGGCCGGTGCGGTGGCGGACGAGGCGGTGGCGATCGGTGCCTCGGCGGTCTGGTTCCAGCTCGGGGTGATCGACGAGAAGGCGTACGAGCGCACGAGGGCGGCCGGGCTCGACATGGTCATGGACCGCTGCCCCGCCATCGAAATTCCCGCGCTGAACCGCTGA